GTACTTATTTGGGTAATCAGAATTTGAGATACAAATTCAGAATTTGTTAGTATAATATGAGTAGTAAAGCTTTGGAAACAGCTTCTGCAAAaacagaatggattaaaaaagaaaattatatgataAATCTGTGGGAATTCTCCATAGCCCCTTCAAGCACGACTCATTCTACTGAATTAATGTTAAGGAAGATGGGGTTCAAGAACGCTCTTCATTTAAAACCAACATTACCTGGGAAGAAAGAAAGTCCTCCTTGGGAGTCTTGTGTACTAAGCTAATTTCCAGGTATCGGACCTATAAAAAGATGAAGAACATTGAAACAGCCACTTATCATCTCTGGAAAACTTTACAGCAATGCGTAAGCCACCCCTCACTACAAATTCCTCCCACAACCCTGACTAAATGACAGTAAATGATGTTCAAGGGCACCAAAGCTCCGATCCTCACCATGTTGTAGGTCCAAGGGATTATAAGAATGGACAAGCTCATTTCCTGAGCACTGTATCAGGTCTCAGGAGGGCTGCAAGTGGTGGAAGTCCAGGCCTCCCAGTATGATCTGCAGCCTGGTAACAGGCAAGTGGGTGATCTCactcaaaagaaaatgcaaggGGGCGATGGGAGGAAAGGGTCCGGTTGAAATCTTCACTTTTCTGTAATCATTGAATGTATTCCCTGAATGTATCATCATCACTTAAATATACTTTGTTCTTCTCAGAGggcaaaattttgaaaagaatttataaaaagtACTTGAATACAGACCCTAAAGCTCATGTCAAACAACTACATAAGTGCCTAGGGACACGCTGgacacaaaataataaatcaatcaataaatattgtgCCTTGCCAGGAACACTGGAACATATAGTATGAAGCTTTTTAGATAGTTCTCATGACCTTTAGGAAATTAGCTACCACGTACTTAGAACAGAAAATGAACTTTAATCAGAAGAGGGCCACTgaggctgaaggaaaaaaatcaaaggagagTCAAGGGACATGCAATAGGGCCCCTGCTACAGAAATATGACCGAAAGGCAGAGATAAGAAGATATCCTGCAGGTTTATATGACTAGTAAAGAAATCAAATGTTAGGCATGAAGACAGGCCGTAGGTGAACTTGAGTGTGAGTCACTGACCCTTACCTGCTGAAAGTCCCAGCGTCCCTGCCAGGTACCTGTCTTCTTCACAAATGTATGTAACGAAAATTTGGGATGCCTGTGCCCCTTTGCGAATAACAGAGTCAATCACAGCTCGGGTCTTATCCATAACTGTAGGATTTTCAcgttttattttctccatctcttcctgGTTCAGCACCCTTGTCTGTAATAATTCATCCAGTAAACCATTTATTGTACCTTCACCCATGGAATCGATAAAcagctttctcttctccttcaggaCCTTGTCTGTTTGGAGCACAAGGATTTCTCACTTCATGAAAACAGTCTCATATTCCTCTCACGTAATCAACAGAAAGTGACCTCATTTAGATTTCATCAGTGAAATGTCCCCCTCCTCACAGTTGGGTAATCCATCTTCTTACTGTATCGCTGTCCTACTTGTTTCCCTCAATAGTCTCCATACATGTGCATGGAGTGGCCTGAAGACTGAGTTTACCATTTCCACATTAGTCCCTGGAAAGTGAAGATCATCCTCTTATGTCCCTTGTTTATTTAACTCTGAATAATAAAGTAATGAAGCAGAAATAGCCCATTTCATTTAGGAACCACTGCTGCTAGTACTCCTCCTGTGCCAATTCTGGCACAGACTTTCAACATGTAAGAGTTTAATTTAGATTGTAAAATGACAGCAGGCTGCCCCTAAAGCCTCAGTACCTTTCTGGGCTTGCCTTTCCTTTCTAAAGGCTGCAAGAATCTTCTagttccttctctcctccctctcctccctctcccctgttTTCCTCACTTCTGCTCACCTAAACTTCCACAAATACTAATTATGGCTTCCAGAAGAGCCAGCACCTTCCAAAACTCTTTCTTCCCAGCGACCTGTTCTTGGAACAGTAAAAGACTCACCAGCCATGGCTCTTCTCTCCTGCCCTTCTTGTGTGGGCTGAAACTGAAAGTATGCTTCGCCTTCCTTTTTGGCAGGGTGTGTGCACATACTGGAAAACACCCACTGCACATGCATATGcgtatctttatttttcttcccagagaAAGAATCAGAATTGTAGCCTGCATCAGAGAGTGTAtcaatgggaattttttttcacCAGCCCCTGGATAGATCAGGGTAGGAGGAGAATGGGGCTTAGAGATTAAGACAGGATTGAGAAAGTATGTGTACAGTTAAATTCACACAGTGAAGAGTTTCTCGTTCATTCGAAAACTTGAcggaaaaaaattaacacaaccTTTGCAGAATGTGAACCACTGTTCCTTGACCGCATCTCACAGCTTTGGGGAAAGCTTGTGGGAAATATATGTTCCGGTAAAGCAATTTTGCTTtaagaaatgtaaacatttttcacCAAAATTAAAGTCTTTCTTATTTAATGTTCTTCCTTTCCtgatggctttttgttttgttttgttttctcacacatggtgtcactctgttgcccagactggagtgcagtggcatgcccatggctcactgcagcctctacctccctaaGCTAagatgattctcccacttcagtttcctgagtagttaaaaactacaggcaagtgccatcagggctggttaatttttgtattttttgttgagatggactCTCCCTATGTTTCCTTGGCTGATTTTGAATTCCagcactcaagcaatccacccatcttggccttccaaagagcagggattacaggcatgagccatgagtCACTCACTCATCTTGGATGTCTTTCTTTTGAAGGACATTGCATCATAGAGGCCCAAAGCATAGACTCTGAACTCAGAATGTCGAATCTAACATGTTAAACTCACCTTCCTGGGCAAGATATTGAAATTCTTTATACATTGGTTCCTCTGTCtgtaaaataatattgttaatagTACGTATACATATCTACACAGTTTTGAGCAGCATTgagataaaatgtgaaaaatgaatgGAACATTGCCAGGCAAATGGTAAGCAGATAATGAGGGATATTACtataattaatacaaatatttcagtttagaaaaataatcaagGATGATTATTTGCAGATTATCTAGCTAAGTTTATCTTTTGTTAGAATCCTCACGCAGTGCCTCcagtcattcatttagcaaatatatgTGGACAACATGGTTCTCGGTGTCAGGGGTTCAGTCAAAACATATTATGATCCTTTCCCCCTTGTTCTCACATTCAAGAGGGAAAGATAAACATGAAACCTGGTATGTAATATGTAACTGGAATATTTAGAATGATAAAATATGCCAAGCaatgagaagaagaagaaattaattgGAGAAGTGGGAGATGAAGTATTGCAGGACTCATGAAAATTGTACACAGAGGTAGCCAGGGAAGGCCAGAAGAGGTCTCTGCCTTTGTCAGTACATGCTCAATTGATtatcccagaaataaactcaatgTGGCTAATTTATTTCATGAATAAACTTGAAGGAAGATGGACTAATAGCAAAATGCACACGGTACATttcattcatcattttttttaCCGAAAATTTTCTTGGGCTGTTATGTTATCTTTGGAGGATAACGACcagatttacaaaaatatttacggTTTGACATGTGGGCTACCAGTTTTACTTCCTGTGCTCTAGGCTAAGACTTAAATGTCATTGGTTAAGTAGAACCGACTGTGTAGGAAGACAATGACATGGCTTTTAATCTAAGATGTTCTTCATGGTGTTTGTGTCTTTACTCTGCCAATGACCTAATCTGATTGCAACAAAATCTTGGGCTCCTTGCCACTGGAAGGAATTGTAACATGGAAGAAAGCAGACATTGTCTGTGCACCACTTctctttagtttatttacttttaaatttatatactgactcatttattttctctgctaCTTAAGGGTTTCACACGAGGGTTTCTCCCCACCAGTCAGAGCCAAGAACCACTGAGTTGAAGCATGCCAAAGTGACATCCAGGACACAGAAACAATGATTAGACCATATACATGGGGATGTAGAATCATGAACCTTGAGTCTAGTGTCCTGGGAATGTAAACATTGAGCCATGAGAGTGCAAGGCCCCCTATTTCCTCAAAAAGAAAgatgtcaaaaactggaaacaactcaataTCCAATTTGGGAGCATAAGTAAACAATTTGTGCTAGACACATACActgaaatactattcagtcataaaagggaaaaaattactaatatatgcaataacatggatggaaaACTTATACTTTCAttatgagtgaaagaagccatatAGGAAGGAAAACATATCCTGTGATTCCAATTATATAAAGTTCTAGATTAGAAAAAACTAATGTATAGTTGTAGAAATTCAATCACTACTTAtcagaggaggaaatggaaggaaattGAGAACAAAGGGCATGACAAAACTTTTTGAGGTGACAATATTGCTTTGTCTATTAAATGGGATATTATactaaatatcctcatataattAATAATCAATTTATATTCTTAAAAGGGGTACATTTTCTTTGATGTAAATTAtactaaaataacattaaaatttgaaatgaaaaaggtCAGTGGTAGTAATAATAGActgatttggaaaaataaaaatttttcttggttttcttgattttcttgattttatttcttgatttcagGACACACTCAAGCCTCCACAAATTAGTCGTAGTTCTGGTAAGAGGAAGCACTTCTTATAGTGACTGAACTGTAATTACCCGCCACCCACATTGGATGGCAGTAGGTAGACAGAGGGGAGATAACTTACAGGAACCAATTTATTGACTGAAATATGTATCCAGAAAATAGCATTACATAAGGAAAATTATCTTAAATGAACGTAGCAATTCTACtataagtaatatttaaaatgtgcgtATTGATTTAAAATCCTTCTATCAGTGTGAAGTGTGTGaaacaatattattttacatGACAGAGTAGGTACTATAAGAATCTCTGCCACAGAAGACAGAAAATTCCTGTGCTTGGGTTTTGGCCGTCCTATTTCCAAACCTTAGAACATCATATACTCTTTCATCTTACCCAACTCctcttcttatttatatttttggactATCAGCACATTTTGATTGATACAACTTAGAGCACTGATCAACTATAacatgttgttttgtgttttctttatctaAAACCTTCCTCTTTTCTGCACAGCTTATCAGTGTGGACTTGGCTATCTAATAGTTCTGAGGTTAACTTCTGTTTATGAGCTATTCgattttggacaagttatttaacatctctCAGCCCCTGTGTTCTCATGTATAGAAGGGACCTCCTAATCATTCTTACCTTCTAGGATGCAATGGCAGGTGTAGAGATCATGCCACAGTACCTCTCATTTATGGTAGTCGTAACCTATAGAGCAGAAGCAAGGTCATGTAAAAATGTACTTTTTGGTTAAGTACTTCtaaatttttcatatgctttactTCAGTATGTTGAATAagcattaatttcattttatggtAAGAAGATCAGGTAAAAAAATCATTGTAATGCCTTGGTAAGCACAAGTTGAAGAACTGGGTGAGAAGCCAGCCCACCACCTCACTCATTACTTGCTCTATATGATGTGCTGTTCTTCAGCTGGGCACTCCACTGGGAAATCTGAAGTAGATAAGCAGATAAAAGGTGCTTGTTTGTGTCAGTGGGAAATAAATTCTGAGTTAAATGCATCTAGACAATGATAATTTATAACAGCCTCATTAAGGTATTTAAACTGATGAGATGGGCAATAGGAAATGATTGCAGCTTCCTAGGTAGGAGAGTCATGTTAACATGCTTGTAAAGTAACTATTTAATATTGAGTGCTTCACAAGGCCCAGGCCCTGTAATAGATGCTTCATCTATATTGGTTCCACCAgtcaaaccatttaaaaatattggtacTTGGAATAACCCCAGATTATGAAATCAAAATCTCATCCTGAGCCTCCCCCTTGAGActccatgcaccaccacatccagaaTTTAATAGGACATGTTCTTGGAGGCATTGCTGGTCCCACATGAACCAGAAGCTGGGTCATGAGTGGACTGAGTGTTGGGGACAGGAGAAGGGATAAGAATGTCTGGGAGTTGGTGCTTACTATAGAAAGAATTTGCACAAGAGTAGGAAGGAACTAGGATGAAGCAGTAAAAAGCTTGCACGGACAGGAAGGTGGCCAGAAGGGGTGTGGTCTCCTTGTATCAGATTTCTATACCAACAGGATAGAAAATAACGGAACCATGGAACCTCTACAAGTTAGAAAGTCTCATCTTGGAGCCAGATAGACTCAAATATCTAAGGAGGGATAGACATGGTCTTGGATGTGGTGTGTTGCCTAGCAGCAGAAACAGAAGCCATTCTTCTCCTTCAATCCACTCAAAATAAGAACTAGACTGAGAGATGAAGTATAAAAATACACTAGAAAGCAAGCCACTATAAGGACATATCAGCAGAAAAAAAGAGACTGTAAATTTAGATCTTGAAGGACATTGAGATGTTGGACCAATCAAATATCAAATGTAGAATGAAATCATTCTATATCAAATATAGAAGGATGTAAGTAAAGGGAGCAAAAAGTAATTATTCTACAATAAGCAATAAtttgagaaacaataaaaatagagcatgtataaatacaaaaattagttatatTTAATAATGGACAGATTAAAAGGCAGACACACAAATCTGCGAAAATGTATATAAGGTGGAAGATACAGAGATGTATGGTTGACGTTTCAACAATGAAATACTTAGAGGTGCTGACCCGCATATACAGTTGCAATTCtgcgaccgggcgcggtggctcacgcctgtaatcccagcactttgggaggctgaggcgggcggatcacgaggtcaggaaatcgagaccatcctggctaagatggtgaaaccccgtctctactaaaaatacaaaaaaattagtcagtcatgttggcaggtgcctgtagtcccaactacttggaaggctgaagcaggagaatggtgtgaccccaggaggtggagcttgcagtgagcagaaattgcaccattgcactccagcctgggcaacaaagcaagactgtctcaaaaaaaaaaaaaaaaaaaaaaaaaaatctgtgtataacttttgactccccccgAACTTAACTTTTAATGGCCTGCTATTGAAAGGAAGCCTTACTAGTAACAAAAACCActgattaacaaatattttctaatttacatgtgttatatactataatataaaGTAATCTAAAGTAAAAAAAGTTGTTAAGAAAatcatgaggaagagaaaatatatctaCTGTTGACTCAGTGAGAGTGGATCATCataaggtcttcatcctcatcatcttcacattgagtaagctgaagagaaggaggaagggatgaCTTAGTCTTGCAGTCTCATGGGTGGCAGGGGTGGAAGAAGAAGAGGTGGAATAGGACAGAAGAGAAGCAGGCAAACAGAGTGTATCTTTGTGGAAATGCATAGTTATTTCTGTCTAAcatttttgcttttccatttcccTAAAATGTTTTCCAGACGGTACGAATCTGTCTTTCACCATTTCCCTTAGTTTCAGTGCTCATATCATAGAACGGTCTTTGCTGCAAAACAGGTCAAAAGCTGCTTTGAATAATCAGAATCTTTCTGCCAAACTATAATGCCAATCTGTGCTCTGGCACTGCTTCTTCTACATCTTCTTCCTCATCATTTGGAACTGGTTCAGAAGCACACATCTCAAgttctcttctgttaatttctctAATGTGCAATTAGCTCTTGAATTTGTATAAGATCCATATCTTAAAGTTATTCACGTTTTCTTGCAATATCCACAatctctttcattattttcttgattGGCTTTTTCATAAACCCTGGTGAAGTCATGGACAACTTCTGGAAACAGTTTTCTCTAGCAGAAATTTATGGGGGGCatgttatgttgcctaggttggccTTAAGTTCCTGGACTgtagctatcctcccacctcagcctcattaGTAACTGGGATCATAGGCCCATACCACTGCACCCAAAAtcatgacttttaattttttaatatcaatGATGTCATTTTCAGTGGTGTAGCCCTTCCAGACTTTCGTGATGTCATTTCTATCGGTGGTCTCTTCCTTGGCATTCACAAATCTTTTCACAAAGTAACATGTGTAATGAGCATTAAAGCTCCTTCTTACCTCCTGATTCAGAGGCTGAATTAGAGATGTTTCATATGGTGGCGAGTAGACCACTTTGATCTTTTGCATATTGAACTCGGGAGGTTTTGGGTACTGAGGGGCATTGTCCAACATCAAAAGAATCATGAATGCCAGTCCCTTATTGGCAAAATATttcctgacttcagggacaaagcaTCAATGGAATCAATAGAGAAAAAGTGCTCCCATTGCACATGCATTCTTGTTGTCCAACCAAAACACTGGAAACTGGTGTTTACCATTTCTGTTCCAGGCTCAGGGGTTAGTAGCTTTATAGATAAGAACAGTCCTGATGATAAACCCGACTGCATTCCCACAAAACAGTAGAATTAGCTtgtccttttctgttttaaatccTGGTGCTTGCTTCTATTTCTTACTAATAAATGGCCtttttggcatctttttttttttttcctggactagAACACTGTCATCTGTATTCAAAACCTGTTCTGGTAGTATAGTTTCTCTTCAATGATTTTCTTGATAGTTTCTGGGAACTAATCTGCTGCCTCTTGATAACCAAAAGCTGCATCTCTTGATATCTTGACATTTTTAATGCAAAAGTGCTttaaattatcaaaccatccttgACTATCATTAAAGCATCCACCTTTACATCCTTCccctttcttttgctttaagttgtATACAATGACTTCATTTTTTCTGGAATCATATTAGAGTCTATAAATATAcctttgttttctattctctCTCATCTGTGAAAATT
Above is a genomic segment from Chlorocebus sabaeus isolate Y175 chromosome 1, mChlSab1.0.hap1, whole genome shotgun sequence containing:
- the CARD16 gene encoding caspase recruitment domain-containing protein 16, whose translation is MHVQWVFSSMCTHPAKKEGEAYFQFQPTQEGQERRAMADKVLKEKRKLFIDSMGEGTINGLLDELLQTRVLNQEEMEKIKRENPTVMDKTRAVIDSVIRKGAQASQIFVTYICEEDRYLAGTLGLSAGPIPGN